From the Streptomyces sp. SN-593 genome, the window GCGCTCGGCCCGCAGGCACGCGACGGCCAGTTCGCGCAGCGTGCCGGGCGCGACCTGCGGCGCGTCCGGCCGGGTGGTGTGGACGAAGGCGGTGTCCATCGCGCCCAGCCGGTCCGCGATCCGGCCCGGCAGCACCTGACGCAGCTTCAGCAGGGCGGACAGCGCGGCCTGGTCGCCGCCGAGGACGCCGCTGAGCGCGGCCTCGCGCAGCCCGACGGCCACCGCGAGCGCCTCCTCGTCGTCGAGGACCAGCGGCGGGACGCGGGCCCCGGGGCGCAGCCGGTAGCCGCCCCACGGCCCGGGTTCGGACTCGACCTGGTAGCCCAGTTCGCGGAGCCTGGCGATGTCCCGCCGCACCGTGCGGGCGGTCACCGCCATCCGCTCGGCCAGCTCGCCACAGGTCCACGACGGCCGCGCGGTCAGCAGCGAGACGAGGCGCAGCAGGCGGGCCGAGGTGCTGATCACGTCCTGAAGTGTGCCGCACGACCAGGACCGGGACTGTCCGGGTCCCGTCGTAGCGTCGTCCCCATGAGCACCTCAGCCGCGACCGCGCCCGCCATCCGCTACGCCGCCGTCACGTTCGACTGCGCCGACCCCGCCGAACTGGCCCGCTTCTACGCCGACGCCCTCGGCCTGCCCGTCGCCTACGCCGGGGACGACTTCGTCCTGCTCGGCGAGGAGGGCGCGGCCGGGCTGGGGTTCAACCGGCTGGCCGACTACCGGCGGCCCACCTGGCCGGACCCGTCCCGGGAGAAGCAGGCCCACCTGGAACTGGGCGTGGACGACCTGGACGCCGCCCAGGCCCACCTGCTGGAGCTGGGCGCCACCGAGCCCCCGACGCAGCCCCGGCCCGACCGGTGGCGGGTGCTGCTCGACCCCGCCGGCCACCCCTTCTGCATCACCACGCTGGTCTGAGCGTGATCGGCAGGCTGATGACCATGACCGCGCACCCGGGCAGGGGCGGTGAGCTGGCCGGGCTGCTGCTGCGGGTGGCGGAGGGCCTGCGCGGCTTCCCGGGCTGCGAGGTCTACCTGGTCGGCCGGGAGGCCGGCGCTCCGGACGTGGTGCACGTCACGGAGGTCTGGCGGGACGAGGGCGCCGCGCAGGCGGCCCTGTCCGCGCCACCGACCGCGGACGGCCCGCGGCCCGCGGACGTCCTCGCGCTGCTGTCGGCTCCGCCGCGGCGCACGGACCTGGCCGTCCTGGGCGGGGTGGGCCTTCCCGCGGCCGGCTGACGGACCCGGACCTCGGGCCGTGCCCGGGCCCGCCCCGGACTCCAGGGCTTTTCCGGGTCGGGCCCGGACCTCGGGGCTTTCCGGACGGGGCGCGGCGTGCCAGCATGGGAGGTGGTCCGGGGACGCCGTCAGGGCGCCTCGAGATGACAGAAGAAGGAGCCGTCACCATGACGCAGCTTCCGGCTGCCCAGACGTCCGCAGCCGACCACCCGAAGGCCCTCTACGGCGGGTCCGGCACCCGCCGGGTGACCGTACGGGACCTCGGCGCCGCCAAGGAGCGCGGCGAGAAGTGGCCCATGCTCACCGCCTACGACGCGATGACCGCGTCCGTCTTCGACGAGGCCGGCATCCCGGTGCTGCTCGTCGGGGACTCGATGGGCAACTGCCACCTCGGCTACGACACCACCGTGCCGGTCACGCTCGACCACATGGCGATGCTCTCCGCCGCCGTGGTGCGCGGCACCCGGCGGGCGCTGATCGTCGCCGACCTGACCTTCGGGTCGTACCAGGAGGGTCCGGTGCAGGCCCTGCGCAGCGCGACCCGGCTGGTGAAGGAGGCCGGCGTCGGCGCGGTCAAGCTGGAGGGCGGCAAGCGCTCGCTCGCGCAGACCGAGGCGCTGGTCGAGGCCGGCATCCCGGTCATGGCGCACATGGGCCTGACCCCGCAGTCCGTGCACACCCTGGGCTACCGCGTCCAGGGCCGGGGCGACGAGGCGGCGCACCGCCTGGTCCAGGACGCCAAGGCCGCGCAGGACGCGGGCGCCTTCGCGCTGGTGCTCGAACTGGTGCCCTCGGAGGTCGCCGCCGAGATCACCCGGGCGCTGGAGATCCCGGTGATCGGGATCGGTGCCGGCCCCGACACCGACGCGCAGGTGCTGGTGTGGACCGACATGGCCGGCATGACCGGCGGGAAGGTGCCGCGCTTCACCAAGCAGTACGCCGACCTGCGCCGCACCCTGGGCGACGCGGCGAAGGCGTACGCGCAGGACGTGGTGGGCGGGGAGTTCCCGGCGGAGGAGCACACCTTCCACTGAGCCCGCCGGGTCCCCCGGCCCACCCCGGCCCGCCCGATGTGACGAGGTCCACCGGACCCCGCGCTCGGGTGCGGGCCGGTGGGAACGGAGCGGCCGCCGGGACGGGAGCGGCCGGTGGGACCCGGGTGGGCCGGTGCGGCCGGTGCGGCCGGTGAGTGCGATGTCACAGGAGGGGCGGGTCCGGCACGCCGGGCCCGCCCCTCCCGCGCGTTCTCCGGCCTTTTCCGCGCGTGACCTGAGACGTTCCGGCCGCGGCTGCGTACAGGAGGGGTGAGCGCCGCGGCCGCGGCGACCCGCCGCCGTCAGGGGTGCCCCGCTGATGTCTCGATCCGCGATACGCGAACTCGACCGGGAGCCGCCGGTGCGGCAGGATGCGCCCGTGGACGGACCCCCTCCGGAGATCCCGGAACAGGCGGGCGCGGCGCGGCCGCCCGGCCTCGACCGCGCGGCCCGGTCCGGGCCCGCGCCCGGGACCGACGGCCCGGTGCCGGAGGAAGACCTCATGCGGGCGCTGTACCACGAGCACGCG encodes:
- a CDS encoding VOC family protein; translated protein: MSTSAATAPAIRYAAVTFDCADPAELARFYADALGLPVAYAGDDFVLLGEEGAAGLGFNRLADYRRPTWPDPSREKQAHLELGVDDLDAAQAHLLELGATEPPTQPRPDRWRVLLDPAGHPFCITTLV
- a CDS encoding putative quinol monooxygenase, which produces MTAHPGRGGELAGLLLRVAEGLRGFPGCEVYLVGREAGAPDVVHVTEVWRDEGAAQAALSAPPTADGPRPADVLALLSAPPRRTDLAVLGGVGLPAAG
- the panB gene encoding 3-methyl-2-oxobutanoate hydroxymethyltransferase; translation: MTQLPAAQTSAADHPKALYGGSGTRRVTVRDLGAAKERGEKWPMLTAYDAMTASVFDEAGIPVLLVGDSMGNCHLGYDTTVPVTLDHMAMLSAAVVRGTRRALIVADLTFGSYQEGPVQALRSATRLVKEAGVGAVKLEGGKRSLAQTEALVEAGIPVMAHMGLTPQSVHTLGYRVQGRGDEAAHRLVQDAKAAQDAGAFALVLELVPSEVAAEITRALEIPVIGIGAGPDTDAQVLVWTDMAGMTGGKVPRFTKQYADLRRTLGDAAKAYAQDVVGGEFPAEEHTFH